The Halobacterium litoreum genome includes a region encoding these proteins:
- a CDS encoding NADH-quinone oxidoreductase subunit D, with protein sequence MSTQKESDAGADAPATTGGLDGDDIEALLGEHVLDREEHNNAPAFVVRADAVQDVLSTLKEEAGFDHLSCVTAEEHEDRFESIYHLKQYDDPTEEVSVVVPTSREEPVSQTAEPVFRAADWHEREAYDLVGVNYEGHPNHERILLPDTWQGHPLGLDYNQDKPQIVTFEENKNPLEGHQRGAEDSDTMYLNVGPHHPATHGVLHVETVLDGEQIADVSPDIGYLHRCEEQMAQKGTYRYQIMPYPDRWDYGPGGIINEWAYARAAEDLADIEVPEYAQVIRTMGSEMCRIACHMLALGTFCLDIYGDFTAIFMYAMRDREEVQNLLEDLTGQRMMFNYLRLGGVVWDIPEPREEYFEKVRDFLDGLPGKLDEYNDLITDNEVFQSRTVDTGYLDPEVAKDYGVTGPVARASGVDYDIRRDDPYGYYDELDWDVVTEDGGDNYARLLVRMREVEQSARIIEQCVDLLEDWPEEDREIQANVPRTLKPDAGTETYKTVEGAKGELGIYIRADGTEKPGRFKIKSPAFCNLAALQEMATGEYIPDLIATLGSLDVILGEVDR encoded by the coding sequence ATGAGCACGCAGAAGGAATCCGACGCCGGCGCGGACGCCCCCGCGACGACGGGCGGCCTCGACGGCGACGACATCGAAGCGCTGCTCGGCGAGCACGTCCTCGACCGCGAGGAGCACAACAACGCTCCCGCGTTCGTCGTGCGCGCCGACGCGGTCCAGGACGTCCTCAGCACGCTCAAAGAGGAGGCCGGCTTCGACCACCTCTCCTGTGTCACCGCCGAGGAACACGAGGACCGCTTCGAGAGCATCTACCACCTCAAGCAGTACGACGACCCGACCGAGGAGGTCAGCGTCGTCGTGCCGACCAGCCGCGAGGAACCGGTCAGCCAGACCGCTGAGCCCGTGTTCCGCGCGGCCGACTGGCACGAACGCGAAGCCTACGACCTCGTCGGCGTGAACTACGAGGGGCACCCGAACCACGAACGAATCCTGCTCCCCGACACGTGGCAGGGCCACCCGCTGGGGCTCGACTACAACCAGGACAAACCCCAGATTGTCACGTTCGAGGAGAACAAGAACCCACTCGAAGGACACCAGCGCGGCGCGGAGGACTCGGACACGATGTACCTCAACGTCGGTCCCCACCACCCCGCCACGCACGGCGTCCTCCACGTCGAGACGGTCCTCGACGGCGAACAGATTGCGGACGTCAGCCCCGACATCGGCTACCTCCACCGCTGCGAGGAGCAGATGGCCCAGAAGGGCACGTACCGCTACCAGATTATGCCGTACCCCGACCGCTGGGACTACGGCCCCGGCGGCATCATCAACGAGTGGGCGTACGCCCGCGCGGCCGAGGACCTCGCGGACATCGAGGTCCCCGAGTACGCACAGGTCATCCGCACGATGGGCTCGGAGATGTGCCGCATCGCGTGTCACATGCTCGCGCTCGGGACGTTCTGTCTCGACATCTACGGCGACTTCACGGCAATCTTCATGTACGCCATGCGCGACCGCGAGGAAGTCCAGAACCTCCTGGAGGACCTCACGGGCCAGCGCATGATGTTCAACTACCTCCGCCTCGGCGGCGTCGTCTGGGACATCCCCGAGCCCCGCGAGGAGTACTTCGAGAAGGTCCGTGACTTCCTCGACGGCCTCCCGGGCAAACTCGACGAGTACAACGACCTCATCACGGACAACGAGGTCTTCCAGTCCCGGACCGTCGACACCGGCTACCTCGACCCCGAGGTTGCCAAGGACTACGGCGTCACCGGTCCGGTCGCGCGAGCGTCCGGCGTCGACTACGACATCCGTCGCGACGACCCCTACGGCTACTACGACGAACTCGACTGGGACGTCGTCACCGAGGACGGCGGCGACAACTACGCCCGCCTCCTCGTCCGCATGCGCGAAGTCGAGCAGTCCGCGCGCATCATCGAGCAGTGCGTCGACCTGCTCGAGGACTGGCCCGAAGAGGACCGCGAGATTCAGGCCAACGTCCCCCGCACCCTCAAGCCCGACGCGGGCACGGAGACCTACAAGACCGTCGAGGGCGCGAAGGGCGAACTCGGCATCTACATCCGCGCCGACGGCACCGAGAAACCCGGCCGCTTCAAGATCAAGAGCCCGGCGTTCTGTAACCTCGCCGCGCTCCAGGAGATGGCGACCGGCGAGTACATCCCGGACCTCATCGCCACGCTCGGCAGCCTCGACGTGATTCTCGGGGAGGTGGACCGATAG
- a CDS encoding complex I subunit 1/NuoH family protein produces MATPTPLPDTIADLLGLTGFLGEAVAMFIAAFLIGNIMLANAGVAGPWAKRKITAAFTDRIAVNRIGPFGLLIIPASAVQLMAKELIIPEEVDRPAYDLAPVVLAFSALLGFAVIPMGNGIHLADPESGLVFVFAVASIASLGLLMGGYGSNNKFSLLGGLRAVAQNVAYEIPLVVTAASVVLFTGTLQMSGIVAAQTETLVTIAGIRIPAWFAFVNPFAFVLFMVANLAEVGRNPFDTPEAPTEIVAGYMTEYSSIYFVLFYMGEFIHIFLGGAIVTTLFLGGPAGPVLPGFVWFIIKIWSVFLFTQWCRSAMPRVRIDQLIEIGWKGMLVLSFVNLVLTAAILGVTGL; encoded by the coding sequence ATGGCGACGCCGACGCCACTCCCCGACACCATCGCCGACCTGCTCGGCCTCACCGGGTTCCTCGGTGAAGCCGTCGCGATGTTCATCGCGGCGTTCCTCATCGGGAACATCATGCTCGCCAACGCAGGCGTCGCCGGTCCGTGGGCGAAACGCAAGATCACGGCGGCGTTCACCGACCGCATCGCGGTCAACCGCATCGGGCCGTTCGGACTGCTCATCATTCCCGCGTCCGCAGTCCAACTGATGGCGAAAGAACTCATCATCCCCGAGGAGGTCGACCGTCCGGCGTACGACCTCGCGCCGGTCGTGCTGGCGTTCTCGGCCCTGCTCGGATTCGCCGTCATCCCGATGGGTAACGGCATCCACCTCGCGGACCCGGAGAGCGGCCTCGTGTTCGTCTTCGCCGTCGCATCGATTGCGAGCCTCGGGCTCCTGATGGGCGGGTACGGGTCGAACAACAAGTTCAGTCTGCTCGGCGGCCTGCGCGCCGTCGCACAGAACGTCGCTTACGAGATTCCGCTCGTCGTCACCGCGGCGTCCGTCGTGTTGTTCACGGGCACGCTCCAGATGAGCGGTATCGTCGCGGCGCAGACGGAGACGCTCGTGACCATCGCGGGTATCCGCATCCCCGCGTGGTTCGCGTTCGTGAACCCGTTCGCGTTCGTGCTGTTCATGGTGGCGAACCTCGCGGAAGTCGGGCGTAACCCGTTCGACACGCCCGAAGCGCCGACCGAGATTGTCGCCGGGTACATGACCGAGTACTCGAGTATCTACTTCGTCCTGTTCTACATGGGCGAGTTCATCCACATCTTCCTCGGCGGCGCCATCGTGACGACGCTGTTCCTCGGTGGACCCGCGGGGCCGGTGTTGCCCGGCTTCGTCTGGTTCATCATCAAGATCTGGTCGGTGTTCCTGTTCACGCAGTGGTGTCGCTCCGCGATGCCCCGCGTGCGCATCGACCAACTCATCGAGATTGGCTGGAAGGGCATGCTCGTCCTCTCCTTCGTCAATCTCGTACTCACTGCTGCGATTCTCGGGGTGACCGGACTATGA
- a CDS encoding NADH-quinone oxidoreductase subunit B produces the protein MSSDQPRDSIKGTSDPLTATREDRMGEGVDSRFNSKLREAFGSTPFILTKFDKFMNWVRGSSMFMLQFGIACCSIEMMHTYAVKHDLDRFGSGVPRASPRQADVMIVPGTIVSKFAPRMKRVYDQMPEPKFVVNMGNCSTSGGPFQEGYNVVKGAEEVIPVDIHVPGCPPRPEALVYGVAKLQERVANGESSPVTVKPYELEQFGDLERDEMVEKMAEDIDEETLVMRYNWADSP, from the coding sequence ATGAGCAGTGACCAGCCACGCGACAGTATCAAGGGGACCAGCGACCCGCTGACCGCCACGCGCGAAGACCGCATGGGCGAAGGCGTCGACAGCCGGTTCAACTCGAAACTCCGGGAGGCGTTCGGCTCCACGCCGTTCATCCTCACGAAGTTCGACAAGTTCATGAACTGGGTGCGCGGGTCGAGTATGTTCATGCTGCAGTTCGGTATCGCCTGCTGCAGCATCGAGATGATGCACACGTACGCGGTGAAACACGACCTCGACCGATTCGGGTCCGGGGTTCCGCGTGCGTCGCCGCGGCAAGCCGACGTGATGATCGTCCCGGGGACGATCGTCTCGAAGTTCGCGCCGCGCATGAAGCGCGTCTACGACCAGATGCCGGAGCCGAAGTTCGTCGTCAACATGGGGAACTGTTCGACGTCCGGCGGCCCCTTCCAGGAGGGGTACAACGTCGTGAAGGGCGCCGAGGAGGTCATCCCCGTGGACATCCACGTTCCGGGTTGCCCGCCGCGCCCCGAGGCGCTCGTCTACGGCGTCGCCAAACTCCAGGAGCGCGTCGCCAACGGCGAGTCCTCGCCGGTGACGGTGAAGCCGTACGAACTCGAGCAGTTCGGCGACCTCGAACGCGACGAGATGGTAGAGAAGATGGCCGAGGACATCGACGAGGAGACCCTCGTCATGCGCTACAACTGGGCTGATTCGCCATGA
- a CDS encoding NADH-quinone oxidoreductase subunit A, with amino-acid sequence MNPWIAIGMLALVGVLIPVGMMTVSALLRPSVPEQGKRATYESGEIPTGNARLQFNIQYYMVALLFVVFDIETVLIFPWTVIYRDALQLPGVGLTEVLAPMLVFIGVLVVGLAWAWRKGVVQWVRSPRHERRKPNEQ; translated from the coding sequence ATGAATCCATGGATCGCCATCGGTATGCTGGCGCTCGTAGGCGTGCTCATCCCAGTCGGGATGATGACCGTCTCGGCACTCCTGCGACCCAGCGTACCTGAACAAGGGAAACGAGCCACGTATGAGAGTGGTGAGATACCGACGGGGAACGCGCGCCTCCAGTTCAACATCCAGTACTACATGGTGGCGCTGCTGTTCGTCGTCTTCGACATCGAAACCGTTCTCATCTTCCCGTGGACCGTCATCTACCGCGACGCCCTGCAACTGCCCGGCGTCGGCCTGACCGAGGTACTCGCCCCGATGCTCGTCTTCATCGGCGTCCTCGTCGTCGGCCTCGCATGGGCGTGGCGCAAAGGCGTCGTCCAGTGGGTGCGCTCACCACGGCACGAACGGAGGAAACCAAATGAGCAGTGA